The Corynebacterium confusum genome has a window encoding:
- the groL gene encoding chaperonin GroEL (60 kDa chaperone family; promotes refolding of misfolded polypeptides especially under stressful conditions; forms two stacked rings of heptamers to form a barrel-shaped 14mer; ends can be capped by GroES; misfolded proteins enter the barrel where they are refolded when GroES binds), translated as MAKIIAFDEEARRGLESGLNTLADAVKVTLGPKGRNVVLEKSWGAPTITNDGVSIAREIELEDAYEKIGAELVKEVAKKTDDVAGDGTTTATVLAQALVREGLRNVAAGSNPMGIKRGIESATKAVVDSLLSSAKEVETQEQIATTAGISAADPAIGEKIAEAMYTVGNGQVNKDSVITVEESNTFGVDLEVTEGMRFDKGYISGYFATDMERQEAVLEDPYILLVSSKISNIKDLVPLLEKVMQAGKPLLIIAEDVEGEALSTLVVNKIRGTFKSVAVKAPGFGDRRKATLQDMAILTGGQVISEEVGLSLETADLPLLGQARKVVVTKDDTTIVQGAGAQEQIDGRIKQIRAEIENSDSDYDREKLQERLAKLSGGVAVLKVGAATEVELKERKHRIEDAVRNAKAAVEEGIVAGGGVALMQAASALDSLSDLTGDEATGVKIVREALSAPLKQIAYNAGLEPGVVADKIASLPAGEGLDVSTGEYVNLMEKGINDPVKVTRSALQNAASIAALFLTTEAVVADKPQPAGAGDAAAAADAMGGMGGF; from the coding sequence ATGGCAAAGATTATCGCCTTCGATGAAGAGGCCCGCCGCGGCCTGGAAAGCGGCCTGAATACCCTGGCCGACGCCGTCAAGGTCACCCTGGGCCCGAAGGGGCGCAACGTTGTGTTGGAGAAGTCCTGGGGCGCTCCGACCATTACCAACGATGGCGTTTCCATCGCACGCGAAATTGAGCTGGAAGATGCTTACGAAAAGATCGGTGCCGAGCTGGTCAAGGAAGTAGCGAAGAAGACTGACGATGTTGCCGGTGACGGCACCACCACCGCTACCGTCCTGGCCCAGGCTCTGGTTCGCGAGGGCCTGCGCAACGTCGCGGCTGGCTCCAACCCGATGGGCATCAAGCGCGGCATCGAGTCCGCCACCAAGGCCGTCGTGGACTCCCTGCTGTCTTCGGCCAAGGAGGTCGAAACCCAGGAGCAGATCGCTACCACCGCTGGCATCTCCGCTGCGGACCCGGCTATCGGTGAGAAGATCGCCGAGGCCATGTACACCGTGGGCAACGGCCAGGTGAACAAGGATTCCGTCATTACGGTGGAAGAGTCCAACACCTTCGGTGTGGACCTCGAGGTCACCGAAGGTATGCGCTTCGACAAGGGCTACATCTCCGGCTACTTCGCCACCGACATGGAGCGCCAGGAGGCCGTCCTGGAGGATCCGTACATCCTGCTGGTCTCCTCCAAGATCTCCAACATCAAGGACCTGGTCCCGCTGCTGGAGAAGGTCATGCAGGCCGGCAAGCCGCTGCTGATCATTGCCGAGGACGTCGAGGGCGAAGCTTTGTCCACCCTGGTGGTCAACAAGATCCGCGGCACCTTCAAGTCTGTGGCCGTCAAGGCCCCGGGCTTCGGCGACCGCCGCAAGGCCACCCTGCAGGACATGGCCATCCTGACCGGCGGCCAGGTCATTTCCGAGGAGGTCGGCCTGTCCCTGGAGACCGCCGACCTGCCGCTGCTGGGCCAGGCCCGCAAGGTCGTTGTCACCAAGGATGATACCACCATCGTCCAGGGCGCCGGCGCCCAGGAGCAGATCGACGGCCGTATCAAGCAGATCCGCGCCGAGATCGAGAACTCCGACTCCGACTACGACCGCGAGAAGCTGCAGGAGCGCCTGGCCAAGCTGTCCGGCGGCGTGGCCGTCCTGAAAGTCGGTGCCGCCACCGAGGTCGAGCTCAAGGAGCGCAAGCACCGCATTGAGGACGCTGTCCGCAACGCGAAGGCAGCCGTCGAGGAGGGCATCGTCGCCGGCGGCGGCGTGGCCCTGATGCAGGCCGCTTCCGCCCTGGACAGCCTGTCCGACCTGACCGGCGACGAGGCCACCGGCGTCAAGATCGTCCGTGAGGCCCTGTCCGCTCCGCTGAAGCAGATCGCCTACAACGCTGGCCTGGAGCCGGGCGTGGTGGCCGACAAGATTGCTTCCCTGCCGGCTGGTGAGGGTCTAGACGTCTCCACCGGCGAGTACGTCAACCTGATGGAAAAGGGCATCAACGACCCGGTGAAGGTCACCCGTTCTGCCCTGCAGAACGCGGCCTCCATCGCGGCCCTGTTCCTGACCACCGAGGCCGTCGTGGCTGACAAGCCGCAGCCGGCCGGTGCGGGCGACGCCGCAGCTGCTGCCGATGCCATGGGTGGCATGGGCGGCTTCTAA
- a CDS encoding Na+/H+ antiporter subunit A, whose product MLILLCALLIASISAPILIHYLGRPAFGLLALVPGAGFVWVLSLFANGTFKNGGSVDVTVEWMPAAHLAFDLRLDSLAGLFSLIVLGVGALVLVYCWGYFDQTPRRLSMFGAQMVAFATAMFGLVASDSMLLMYVFWEITSLLSFLLVSYYGERASSRRAAQQALMVTVLGGLAMLVGIILFGRQTGIWRFSEISGFEQIELTPYITAAIVLMLFGALTKSAIAPAHFWLPGAMAAPTPVSAYLHSAAMVKAGIYLVARLAPDLQVVDTWHLVIIPLGVITMLLGGWMALKQKDLKLILAYGTVSQLGFITAVVAIGSREAMLAGLALTFAHSLFKAPLFMVVGAIDHTAGTRDINELSGLGRRHPAVYGLAIVSALSMAGIPPLLGFVTKEAVIESVMHEQLLVGMPRNMLLVGVVLGSILTMAYALRFLWGAFATKPASHPTGGGTSEAVENMHAIGPMLWFPPAALTACTVAFGVFPRPLSDLINQHLDNVYGADSEATYLALWHGFNLPLAISALIIVCGVAMHWQRGVFAKAQLEHPALGSADVAYDATIDGIRNLSLRTTAFTHRGSLQMNLTIIFACLMLLPAAAIVSGGLNDVRMVVAASPWQAIAAIIMIVAAIAATVTHNRLSAVLIVGVSGYGLSAIFALQGAPDLGLTQLLVETLIVVLFMLVLRKMPANVEWRQGPQLNRLRAWLSVGVGLTVTIVAMFAINSRTADPISDPMPELAKEIGHGANAVNVLLVDMRAWDTMGEITVLVIAAIGVASLIFRTQSFERDSRRPTLRVTGRRWLAAEVETEQALNRSLMIDVSTRILFPLMMALSFYFFFAGHNAPGGGFAGGLVAALALTLRYLAGGREELEEALPVDPGRLMATGLFASLAAAIVPMFFGRPPLASAYGSLDIPLIGSVSFPSALVFDVGVYLIVIGLILFILFSLGGKLDEEEEVRKQRARDRARSLARRQRQRENAKNKKAAAARAQPAKAAHHQSTANDITNRSTGKEK is encoded by the coding sequence GTGCTGATTCTGCTTTGCGCACTGCTAATCGCCTCGATCAGTGCGCCTATCCTCATTCACTATCTGGGTAGACCCGCGTTCGGTTTGCTCGCCCTCGTCCCCGGCGCCGGCTTCGTGTGGGTGCTCAGCCTCTTTGCTAACGGGACGTTTAAAAACGGCGGTTCCGTCGACGTCACCGTCGAATGGATGCCCGCCGCGCACCTAGCCTTCGACTTACGCCTGGACTCCCTAGCCGGGCTGTTCAGCCTGATCGTGCTGGGCGTGGGCGCGCTGGTCCTGGTCTACTGCTGGGGTTATTTCGACCAAACGCCGCGCCGCCTCTCGATGTTCGGCGCGCAGATGGTCGCCTTCGCCACCGCCATGTTCGGCCTGGTGGCCTCCGACTCCATGCTGCTGATGTACGTCTTCTGGGAGATCACCTCCCTGCTGTCGTTCCTGCTGGTCTCCTACTACGGCGAGCGCGCTTCCTCGCGCCGCGCCGCCCAGCAGGCGCTCATGGTCACCGTGCTGGGCGGGCTGGCCATGCTGGTCGGCATCATCCTCTTCGGCCGGCAGACCGGCATCTGGCGCTTCTCGGAGATCTCCGGGTTCGAGCAGATCGAGCTGACCCCGTACATCACCGCGGCCATCGTGCTGATGCTCTTCGGCGCGCTGACCAAGTCCGCCATCGCCCCGGCGCACTTCTGGCTGCCGGGGGCTATGGCCGCGCCGACGCCGGTCTCTGCCTACCTGCACTCCGCGGCCATGGTCAAGGCCGGCATCTACCTGGTCGCCCGCCTGGCCCCGGACCTGCAGGTAGTAGACACCTGGCACCTGGTCATCATCCCGCTGGGCGTTATCACCATGCTGCTGGGCGGCTGGATGGCGCTGAAGCAGAAAGACCTCAAGCTCATCCTGGCCTACGGCACGGTCTCCCAGCTGGGCTTTATCACCGCCGTGGTGGCCATCGGCTCCCGGGAAGCCATGCTGGCCGGCCTGGCGCTGACCTTTGCCCACTCGCTGTTTAAGGCGCCACTGTTCATGGTGGTCGGCGCCATCGACCACACCGCCGGCACCCGCGACATCAACGAGCTGTCCGGCCTGGGCCGCCGCCACCCGGCGGTCTACGGCCTGGCGATCGTCTCCGCGCTGTCCATGGCCGGCATCCCGCCGCTTTTGGGGTTCGTGACCAAGGAGGCGGTCATCGAGTCCGTCATGCACGAGCAGCTGCTCGTCGGCATGCCGCGCAACATGCTGCTGGTCGGCGTGGTCTTAGGCTCCATCCTGACCATGGCCTACGCGCTGCGCTTCCTCTGGGGCGCTTTCGCCACCAAGCCGGCCAGCCACCCGACCGGCGGCGGCACCTCCGAGGCGGTGGAGAACATGCACGCCATCGGGCCCATGCTCTGGTTCCCACCGGCCGCGCTGACCGCCTGCACGGTGGCCTTCGGCGTCTTCCCGCGCCCGCTGTCGGATCTCATCAACCAGCACCTGGACAACGTCTACGGCGCGGACTCGGAGGCGACCTACCTGGCGCTGTGGCACGGCTTCAACCTGCCCCTGGCCATCTCCGCGCTGATCATCGTCTGCGGTGTCGCCATGCACTGGCAGCGCGGCGTGTTCGCCAAGGCCCAGCTGGAGCACCCGGCCCTGGGCTCGGCCGACGTGGCTTACGATGCCACCATCGACGGCATCCGCAACCTGTCGCTGCGCACCACCGCCTTCACCCACCGCGGCTCCCTGCAGATGAACCTGACCATCATCTTCGCCTGCCTCATGCTGCTTCCGGCGGCCGCGATCGTCTCCGGCGGCCTCAACGACGTGCGCATGGTCGTGGCGGCAAGCCCCTGGCAGGCCATCGCCGCCATCATCATGATCGTCGCGGCCATCGCGGCGACCGTCACGCACAACCGCCTGTCGGCCGTGCTGATCGTCGGCGTGTCCGGCTACGGGCTCTCCGCCATCTTCGCCCTGCAGGGCGCGCCGGACCTGGGCCTGACCCAGCTACTGGTCGAGACCCTCATCGTGGTGCTGTTCATGCTGGTGCTGCGCAAGATGCCGGCCAACGTCGAGTGGCGCCAGGGACCCCAGCTCAACCGGCTGCGGGCCTGGCTGTCGGTGGGCGTGGGCCTGACCGTGACCATCGTGGCCATGTTCGCCATCAACTCCCGCACCGCGGATCCCATCTCCGATCCCATGCCGGAGCTGGCCAAGGAGATCGGCCACGGCGCGAACGCCGTCAACGTCCTCCTGGTCGACATGCGCGCCTGGGACACCATGGGCGAAATCACCGTGCTGGTCATCGCCGCCATCGGCGTGGCCTCCCTGATTTTCCGCACCCAGTCCTTCGAGCGCGACTCCCGCCGCCCGACGCTGCGGGTGACCGGCCGGCGCTGGCTGGCCGCGGAGGTCGAGACCGAGCAGGCCCTGAACCGCTCGCTCATGATCGATGTCTCCACCCGCATCCTCTTCCCGCTGATGATGGCCCTGAGCTTCTACTTCTTCTTCGCCGGGCATAATGCCCCGGGCGGCGGCTTTGCCGGCGGCCTGGTCGCCGCGCTGGCGCTCACACTGCGCTACCTGGCCGGCGGCCGCGAGGAACTGGAGGAGGCCCTCCCGGTCGACCCGGGCCGACTCATGGCCACGGGCCTGTTCGCCTCCCTGGCCGCGGCCATCGTGCCGATGTTCTTCGGCCGCCCGCCGCTGGCCTCGGCCTACGGCTCCCTGGACATCCCACTCATCGGCAGCGTGTCCTTCCCCTCAGCGCTGGTCTTCGACGTGGGCGTCTACCTGATCGTCATCGGGCTCATCCTGTTCATCCTCTTCTCCCTGGGCGGCAAGCTCGACGAGGAGGAAGAGGTCCGTAAGCAGCGCGCCCGCGACCGGGCCCGCTCGCTGGCCCGCCGCCAACGCCAACGCGAAAACGCAAAGAACAAGAAGGCCGCGGCGGCCCGCGCCCAACCGGCCAAGGCGGCGCACCACCAGTCGACCGCCAACGACATCACCAACCGATCCACCGGAAAGGAGAAATAA
- a CDS encoding OPT family oligopeptide transporter: protein MATTETAAGSRASLRELTLRGIIIGGLITLVFTAANVYLGLKVGLTFATSIPAAVISMAILRKFAGHNIKENNIVQTIASAAGTLSAIIFVLPGLVMVGYWTGFSFLETAAVCAIGGILGVMYSIPLRRALVTGSDLPYPEGVAAAEVLKVGDDNGNHAENARGLRVILVGGLVSAGMSLLAAMKAAASSLGSYFKLGAGATTLGMSLSPALIGVGHLVGLPVGIAMLVGVGISYFILLPWKTGGIITAVASLPDVVDTVFSDEIRFIGVGAMAIAAIWTLLKIIGPIVKGIGESLTSSRLRKAGQTVDVTERDIPFPYVATTIVVLMLPIGLLLWDFVQGTDIHEHMGVLITVSVLFTLLAGLIIASVCGYMAGLIGASNSPISSIGIIAVLAASLIIAAVTRGTSADPLSLVAYTLFTAAIVFGIATISNDNLQDLKTGQLVGATPWKQQVALVIGVVFGSLVIPPILQVMLTGFGFQGMEGAGEDALAAPQAALMSSVASGIFDSSLDWNLIFLGAGIGAILIAIDETLQRTTANKSLSPLAAGMGMYLPATLSVTIPIGALLGYFYNRWAAKQDGAEAKKRLGTLAATGLIVGESLFGVVNAAIIAASGGDSPLEIFDGGPAANWVGAILFVVVLAFVYRYTAKKSQEV from the coding sequence ATGGCGACAACGGAAACCGCCGCCGGTTCACGGGCGAGCCTGCGCGAGCTTACCCTCCGCGGCATCATCATCGGCGGGCTGATCACCCTAGTCTTTACCGCCGCCAACGTTTACCTCGGCCTGAAGGTGGGGCTGACGTTTGCCACCTCCATCCCGGCGGCCGTGATCTCCATGGCTATCCTGCGCAAATTTGCCGGGCATAACATTAAAGAAAACAACATCGTCCAGACCATCGCCTCGGCGGCCGGCACCCTGTCGGCCATCATCTTCGTGCTGCCCGGCCTAGTCATGGTCGGCTACTGGACTGGTTTTTCCTTCCTGGAGACCGCCGCGGTCTGCGCCATCGGCGGCATCTTGGGCGTCATGTACTCCATCCCGCTGCGCCGCGCCCTGGTCACCGGCTCCGACCTGCCGTATCCGGAGGGCGTCGCCGCGGCTGAGGTGCTCAAGGTCGGCGATGATAACGGCAACCACGCCGAAAACGCCCGCGGCCTGCGCGTCATCCTGGTCGGCGGTCTCGTCTCCGCCGGGATGAGCCTGCTGGCGGCCATGAAGGCTGCCGCTTCCTCGCTGGGCAGCTATTTCAAGCTGGGCGCGGGCGCGACCACCCTGGGCATGAGCCTCTCGCCGGCGCTCATCGGCGTCGGCCACCTGGTCGGCCTGCCCGTGGGCATCGCCATGCTGGTAGGCGTCGGCATCTCCTACTTCATCCTGCTGCCCTGGAAGACCGGGGGTATAATAACGGCCGTGGCCAGTCTGCCGGACGTGGTGGACACCGTCTTCTCGGACGAGATCCGCTTCATCGGTGTGGGCGCGATGGCGATTGCCGCCATCTGGACGTTGCTGAAGATCATCGGGCCCATCGTCAAGGGCATCGGCGAAAGTCTCACCTCCTCCCGCCTGCGCAAGGCGGGCCAGACAGTCGACGTCACCGAGCGCGACATCCCCTTCCCGTACGTGGCCACCACCATCGTGGTGCTGATGCTGCCCATCGGCCTGCTGCTGTGGGATTTCGTGCAGGGCACCGATATTCACGAGCACATGGGCGTGCTGATTACCGTCTCTGTGCTCTTTACGCTGCTGGCCGGCCTGATTATCGCCTCGGTCTGCGGTTACATGGCCGGCCTTATCGGCGCGTCTAACTCGCCGATCTCTTCCATCGGCATCATCGCGGTGCTGGCCGCCTCCCTAATCATCGCCGCCGTGACCCGCGGCACCAGCGCGGATCCGCTCTCCCTGGTGGCGTATACCCTGTTTACCGCCGCGATCGTCTTCGGCATCGCCACGATTTCCAACGACAACCTGCAGGATCTAAAAACCGGCCAGCTGGTCGGCGCGACCCCGTGGAAGCAGCAGGTCGCCCTGGTCATCGGCGTCGTCTTCGGCTCCCTGGTCATCCCGCCTATCCTGCAGGTCATGCTGACCGGCTTCGGCTTCCAGGGCATGGAAGGCGCCGGCGAAGACGCGCTGGCCGCCCCGCAGGCCGCCCTGATGTCCTCGGTCGCCTCCGGTATTTTCGACAGCTCCCTGGACTGGAACCTCATCTTCCTGGGCGCTGGCATCGGCGCCATCCTGATCGCCATTGACGAGACCCTGCAGCGCACCACCGCGAACAAGTCCCTGTCCCCGCTGGCCGCCGGCATGGGCATGTACCTGCCAGCCACGCTCTCGGTGACCATCCCGATCGGCGCCCTGCTGGGGTATTTCTACAACCGCTGGGCGGCCAAGCAGGACGGCGCGGAGGCCAAGAAGCGGCTGGGCACCTTGGCCGCCACCGGACTCATTGTCGGTGAGTCCCTGTTCGGCGTGGTCAACGCCGCCATCATCGCAGCCTCCGGCGGCGACAGCCCGCTGGAGATCTTCGACGGCGGCCCCGCCGCCAACTGGGTCGGCGCCATCCTCTTCGTGGTCGTTCTCGCCTTCGTCTACCGCTACACCGCGAAGAAATCGCAGGAGGTCTAA
- a CDS encoding metallophosphoesterase family protein yields the protein MSPFNRRTLFAATSALGMAAATTTHQPAAVAAPAQKALSFNAERRFKVIQFNDTQDDHLTDRRTIEFMEKVLDSEKPDFALINGDVIAAGPATNEQVYQAINNVVLPMEERGIAWAVTFGNHDEDPAEEVEAVTVRKPEMTSFVRKYRHNRNAPATGEGYGVSNTLIPVLDGDKPAFALWLLDSGAYLGEEVAGQSVEDLPGYDYLRPAQIRWYEDNSRKLEDQAGAMVPGLMYFHIPTYEHRDMWFGGPDKNSLIDHGKAKQRHQIVGEKNEDVYKGAFNSGIYAAVANRGDVKGIYCGHDHINTYMGNYFGVELGYAPGTGFGPYGLRDGTLAMHTLRGARVFELNLDAPAVYESTRVIFAKDLGLDMAPAKQPLDAPKALPDYVSVGEEEGSSSLNSSSLSSGSSKLPCTRGSRVPEWSLALAEGEC from the coding sequence GTGAGCCCTTTTAACCGCCGCACTCTCTTTGCCGCCACCAGCGCGCTGGGGATGGCTGCCGCCACCACCACTCACCAGCCGGCCGCCGTCGCGGCCCCAGCGCAAAAGGCGCTGAGCTTTAATGCCGAGCGCCGCTTCAAGGTTATCCAGTTCAACGACACGCAGGACGACCACCTCACCGACCGCCGGACCATCGAGTTCATGGAGAAGGTCCTGGACTCCGAGAAACCCGATTTCGCCCTAATTAATGGTGACGTTATCGCGGCTGGGCCGGCCACCAACGAGCAGGTCTACCAGGCCATCAACAACGTGGTCTTGCCGATGGAAGAGCGCGGCATCGCGTGGGCGGTGACCTTCGGCAACCACGACGAGGACCCGGCCGAGGAGGTCGAGGCGGTCACCGTGCGGAAGCCGGAGATGACTAGCTTTGTCAGGAAGTACCGCCACAACCGCAACGCACCGGCCACGGGGGAGGGCTACGGTGTTTCGAACACGCTGATTCCGGTCTTGGATGGCGACAAGCCCGCGTTTGCGCTCTGGCTGCTGGACTCGGGCGCGTACCTGGGGGAGGAAGTCGCCGGCCAGTCGGTGGAGGATTTGCCGGGTTACGACTACCTCCGACCGGCCCAGATCCGTTGGTACGAGGACAATTCCCGGAAGCTGGAGGACCAAGCCGGCGCGATGGTCCCGGGCCTGATGTATTTCCACATCCCGACCTACGAGCACCGCGACATGTGGTTCGGCGGCCCGGACAAGAATTCCCTAATCGATCATGGGAAGGCGAAGCAGCGGCACCAGATTGTCGGTGAGAAGAACGAGGACGTCTACAAGGGCGCGTTCAACTCCGGCATCTACGCCGCGGTGGCCAACCGCGGGGACGTCAAGGGCATCTACTGCGGGCACGACCACATCAATACGTATATGGGGAATTACTTCGGCGTGGAGCTGGGGTACGCGCCGGGCACCGGTTTTGGCCCCTACGGCCTGCGCGACGGCACGCTGGCCATGCACACACTGCGCGGCGCGCGGGTTTTCGAGCTGAACCTGGATGCCCCGGCGGTCTACGAATCTACCCGCGTCATCTTCGCCAAGGACTTGGGCCTAGACATGGCCCCGGCGAAGCAACCCCTGGATGCGCCGAAGGCTCTGCCGGACTACGTCAGTGTCGGAGAGGAAGAAGGCTCGAGCAGTCTAAACTCCAGCAGCCTGAGCTCGGGCAGCTCGAAGCTTCCTTGCACTCGGGGGTCCCGAGTGCCAGAATGGTCTTTAGCACTTGCAGAAGGCGAGTGCTAG
- a CDS encoding Na(+)/H(+) antiporter subunit C, with protein sequence MEANLFLLLATGVLISAGVYLLLDRAMTKMMLGLLLIGNGANLLILQAGGSAGSPPVMGRESAQYGEKIADPLAQAMILTAIVISMAMTAFILTLAYRQYRYRTADVIEDDAEDAAIAKIAARPGNAAAAPDHDASDDPTTGRATKHGDQFGPKFFEEPVKGAKDE encoded by the coding sequence ATGGAAGCGAACCTGTTCTTGCTGCTCGCCACAGGCGTGCTGATCTCCGCCGGCGTCTACCTCCTACTCGACCGCGCCATGACCAAGATGATGCTAGGCCTGCTGCTCATCGGCAACGGCGCCAACCTGCTCATCCTGCAGGCCGGTGGTTCGGCTGGCTCCCCGCCGGTGATGGGCCGCGAATCCGCCCAATACGGCGAGAAGATCGCCGACCCGCTGGCGCAGGCGATGATCCTGACCGCCATCGTGATTTCCATGGCCATGACGGCCTTCATCCTCACCCTGGCCTACCGCCAGTACCGCTACCGCACCGCCGACGTCATTGAGGACGACGCGGAGGATGCCGCCATCGCCAAGATCGCCGCCCGCCCGGGTAACGCGGCGGCCGCGCCGGACCACGACGCCTCCGACGACCCAACCACCGGCCGCGCCACCAAGCACGGCGACCAATTCGGCCCGAAGTTCTTCGAGGAGCCCGTGAAGGGGGCCAAGGATGAGTGA
- a CDS encoding dipeptidase, translating into MTENISTQQALEFVTGDREQIFKQLSELVGFNSVHGDPELKDQTEKAAAWAANALRELGAEVEEIAAVDGSTAVVGTRAGKEGAPTVLLYSHSDVVPAGDPAGWDSDPFTLTERDGRWYGRGAADCKGNVAMHLAALRAVEALGGTDLNLKFLIEGSEEQGGEGLSHLIETRPELFAADAIMIADAGNVKVGQPTLTTSLRGGGQIVVRVDTLSSPVHSGQFGGAAPDAVKALMRAIDSLSDEQGRLVIDGVDTRAKWKGREYSREDYRADAQLLDGVKILGDETDAVADFLWARPAVSVTGFTSTPVTEAVNAVPATAQANLNVRVPADMDPREVIDGIVSHLKAHTPWGAHVSCEVPEVNRGFTTDPTKPALATLGECLGAAYGAEVAQVGMGGSIPLTVELQEAHPNAEIALYGVEDPQAAIHSANESVDPTEIERIATAEALFLLRYGK; encoded by the coding sequence ATGACTGAAAACATTTCCACACAGCAAGCACTCGAATTCGTCACCGGCGACCGCGAGCAGATTTTTAAGCAGCTTTCCGAGCTGGTCGGCTTCAACTCCGTCCACGGGGATCCGGAGCTTAAGGACCAGACCGAAAAGGCCGCCGCCTGGGCCGCCAACGCCCTGCGCGAACTGGGCGCCGAGGTGGAAGAGATTGCCGCGGTGGACGGCTCCACCGCCGTGGTGGGCACCCGCGCCGGCAAGGAGGGCGCGCCGACGGTGCTGCTCTACTCCCACTCCGACGTCGTGCCGGCCGGTGACCCCGCCGGCTGGGACTCCGATCCCTTCACCCTGACCGAGCGCGACGGCCGCTGGTACGGCCGCGGCGCCGCGGATTGCAAGGGCAACGTCGCCATGCACCTGGCGGCCCTGCGCGCCGTCGAGGCCCTGGGCGGGACCGACCTGAACCTGAAGTTCCTCATCGAAGGCTCCGAAGAGCAGGGCGGCGAGGGCCTGTCCCACCTCATCGAGACCCGCCCGGAGCTCTTTGCCGCCGACGCCATCATGATCGCCGACGCCGGCAACGTGAAGGTCGGCCAGCCGACGCTGACGACCTCCCTGCGCGGCGGCGGCCAGATCGTAGTCCGCGTGGACACGCTGTCCTCCCCGGTGCACTCCGGCCAGTTCGGCGGCGCCGCCCCGGACGCGGTCAAGGCCCTGATGCGCGCCATCGACTCTCTCAGCGACGAGCAGGGCCGCCTGGTCATCGACGGCGTCGACACCCGCGCCAAGTGGAAGGGTCGGGAGTACTCCCGCGAGGACTACCGCGCGGACGCGCAGCTGCTGGACGGCGTGAAGATCCTGGGCGATGAGACCGACGCCGTGGCCGACTTCCTCTGGGCCCGGCCGGCCGTGAGCGTGACCGGCTTTACCTCCACCCCGGTCACTGAGGCCGTCAACGCCGTGCCCGCTACCGCGCAGGCCAACCTGAACGTGCGCGTGCCTGCCGATATGGACCCGCGCGAGGTCATCGACGGCATCGTCAGCCACCTTAAGGCTCATACCCCGTGGGGCGCGCACGTAAGCTGCGAGGTCCCGGAGGTCAACCGCGGGTTCACCACCGATCCGACCAAGCCGGCCCTGGCCACCCTGGGCGAGTGCCTGGGGGCCGCCTATGGCGCGGAAGTCGCCCAGGTCGGCATGGGCGGTTCCATCCCGCTGACCGTGGAGCTGCAGGAGGCCCACCCGAACGCGGAGATCGCGCTGTACGGCGTCGAGGATCCGCAGGCGGCCATCCACTCCGCCAACGAGTCCGTGGACCCGACGGAAATCGAGCGCATCGCCACCGCCGAGGCGCTTTTCCTCTTGCGCTACGGCAAATAA